From Montipora foliosa isolate CH-2021 chromosome 6, ASM3666993v2, whole genome shotgun sequence, a single genomic window includes:
- the LOC138007745 gene encoding uncharacterized protein produces MPADDDSSRSNPALDEASQSAVKALVNESIANLSDNLTEVIESRLGAFATKFSAQNSSTVTNAVKKARLDRYICKRKGNQQQLDHAHDVLEKFDDATDALKAGAHERVKRSLEEGMKLVSKRIKAIKLADKSEFGWLTVSQYLSDELASDSDDEKRMYRSEKRAERKVKEKLKQKRSRPQRSASSYRTSSSYSSRNKRSDDRFEPRPRPLGPCFKLSIPLWLLFSLALFFYFGYARRPYPVCSMYSVVPCAIWS; encoded by the coding sequence ATGCCTGCGGATGATGATTCTTCCAGAAGCAATCCAGCTTTAGACGAAGCTTCGCAGAGTGCTGTGAAGGCTTTGGTCAACGAATCAATTGCCAATTTGTCCGACAACTTAACCGAGGTAATTGAGAGCCGTTTGGGTGCTTTTGCCACGAAGTTTTCAGCGCAAAACAGTTCTACCGTGACTAACGCAGTTAAGAAGGCTCGTTTGGACCGGTACATCTGCAAGAGAAAGGGCAATCAGCAGCAGTTAGATCACGCTCACGACGTCTTGGAGAAGTTTGATGATGCCACCGACGCGCTCAAGGCCGGCGCTCATGAACGAGTGAAACGATCCTTGGAAGAAGGTATGAAGCTAGTCTCTAAACGTATCAAGGCCATTAAATTAGCTGACAAGAGCGAATTCGGTTGGCTGACAGTCAGCCAGTACCTATCGGACGAGTTGGCGTCCGATTCAGATGATGAGAAACGAATGTATCGCTCGGAGAAGAGGGCGGAGAGGAAGGTGAAGGAAAAGctgaaacagaagcgaagcagaCCGCAACGCAGCGCCTCATCATACCGAACCTCGTCGTCTTACAGTTCTAGGAACAAGAGAAGTGATGATCGTTTCGAGCCACGCCCTAGACCCTTGGGACCTTGTTTTAAGTTGAGTATACCGCTTTGGTTACTTTTTTCACTAGCTTTGTTCTTTTACTTCGGGTACGCACGCAGACCGTATCCAGTTTGCTCCATGTATTCTGTTGTGCCTTGTGCTATTTGGTCGTAA
- the LOC138007743 gene encoding uncharacterized protein → MQLCQMQLDLFLSLCSYLGIPMAPEKTFGPATTLSFAGIELDSVLLEARLPSDKLDKCRSLISEFLQRKKVTLKEVQSLTGLLNFACSVVRPGRAFLRWLIDRTVGIRSPEHRIRLNKEVKQDLKLWLSFLSNFNGRSFFLEEHWLSSTKLNLFTDASGSLGFGAIFGSHWCYGKWPPGWEQKNIAFLEFYPIVLSLHLWGEAMCNQCILFFTDNESLVHVINKQSCKDKSLMVFVRKLVSICLHHNIVFKAKHISGVRNKLADALSRLQVHTFTQLAPAYMDPLPTEVPQYLQPQSWVT, encoded by the coding sequence ATGCAGTTGTGCCAAATGCAGCTTGATTTATTTTTGTCACTCTGTTCCTACCTGGGTATTCCCATGGCACCGGAGAAAACTTTTGGCCCGGCCACCACTCTGTCTTTTGCTGGCATTGAGCTGGATTCTGTACTCCTGGAAGCTCGTCTTCCTAGTGATAAGCTAGACAAATGTAGATCCCTTATTTCTGAATTTTTACAACGTAAAAAAGTCACCCTTAAGGAAGTCCAGTCTCTCACAGGCTTGTTAAATTTTGCTTGTTCTGTAGTAAGACCTGGTCGTGCCTTTCTACGGTGGCTAATCGATCGGACTGTAGGCATTCGCTCTCCTGAACACAGAATCCGGCTCAATAAGGAGGTCAAACAAGACCTTAAATTATGGTTGTCCTTTTTATCCAATTTTAATGGTCGGTCATTTTTCTTAGAAGAGCATTGGCTCAGCTCAACTAAACTGAACCTCTTTACAGATGCTTCGGGTTCACTCGGTTTTGGCGCAATTTTTGGGTCTCATTGGTGCTATGGGAAGTGGCCACCAGGTTGGGAACAAAAGAATATCGCTTTCTTAGAATTTTATCCCATTGTTTTGAGTTTGCACCTGTGGGGCGAGGCTATGTGTAATCAGTGTATCCTATTTTTCACGGATAATGAGTCCCTTGTACACGTCATCAACAAGCAGTCTTGTAAGGATAAATCGTTAATGGTGTTTGTTCGGAAACTTGTCTCCATTTGTTTACATcacaatattgttttcaaaGCTAAACATATTTCAGGGGTTCGCAACAAGCTCGCTGATGCTCTGTCTCGCTTGCAGGTGCACACTTTTACACAGTTGGCCCCAGCTTACATGGACCCCCTCCCTACGGAGGTTCCCCAGTATCTGCAGCCTCAGAGTTGGGTAACATAG